The region AGACAAATCAAAAGCATTGAGCTATATAGTATCTAAAATTGATGATACTAATAAAGCATTAGAAATAATAAATAGTATTTCTGTTGAAGAAGACAAATCAAAAGCATTAAGTTATATAGTATCCAAAATTGATGATACTGATAAAGCATTAGAAATAATAAATAGTATTTCTGTTGAAGAAGACAAATCAAAAGCATTAAGTTATATAGTATCCAAAATTGATGATACTGATAAAGCATTAGAAATAATAAATAGTATTTCTTATAAAGTAGATTCTATAACAGCATATTCTCATTTTCTATCAAAAATTAATAAAATTGATGAAGCTTTAGAATTAGTTAATGATATTTCCGATAGATGGTATAAATCAAAAGTACTCAGAAATTTAGCATCTAAAATAGATGATATTGAAAAAGCATTAGAAATAGCATATAGTATAAATGATAAAATAGATAAATCAAATGCTCTTATAAATATAGGAATAAAAGCAAATAATAAAAATATATTAGAAAAAGCATTAGAATTTATAAATAGTATTATCTCTTATGAAAGAATTGAATTTGATTTAATTACAAAAATAGTTTTAAATACAAATTATAAAGAAATATTAGAAAAATCTATACAAATAGTTAACGATGCTACTCATTTGAGGTACAAATTTAATACACTTGTAAATATTGCATCAAAAACAAATGACATTGATAAAGCCATAGCAATAGCAAATAGTATTTCTGTTGATGAATACAAATCAAAAGCTCTTATAAATGTATTATCAAAAATAAGTGATATTGAAAAGGCAATTCTGATTATACAGATAGTTAATAAAATTCCTTCTAAAATTTATAGAACACCTATTCTTTCACATTTGTTGTTGAAAATAAAAGATACTGAAAAAGCTCTAGAACTAGTAAATAGTATTTCCGATAAAGAGGATAGAATTGAATTTTTATTTGATATTGCAATAAAAACTAATGATTTGGAAAAAGCTCTAGAAATAATAAATAGTATTTCTGATGAATCCTATAAAATTGAACTTCTTGAACAAATAATATCAAATACAGAAGATAAAAAAATATTAGATAAAGCTTTTAAAATAGTAAATTGCATAATTAATGAATATTCTAAATCAAGGCTTTTAATAAATATATTATCAAAAATTAATAAAATTGATGAAGCTTTAAAAATATTTGATACTATTGATGCTTATGAATGGGATAAAGCCGATGTCCTTGCAGATATATTATCAAATACTAATAATAATAAAATATTAAAAAAAGTTCCAGAAATAATAAATAGTTTTACTAATATATACGACGAGTGGGATAAACCTGGTTCTGTTTCTTATATTGTACTTCAAATAAAAGATACTAAAAAAGCTCTAGAAATAGCAAATAGTATCTATGATGAAAATGATAAAATTGAATCTCTATTAGCTATTGCAATGAAAACTAATGAGATAGAAATAGCATTGGAAATAGCAAGTATTATCTCTAGTGAAAATTATAAATCTAAAATATTTTTATCTGTAATATCTAAAATAAATGAGATGGAAATAGCATTAGAAATAGTAAATAGTATTTCTGTTGAAAATTATAAATTAGAAGCCTTTATTAACATAATATCAAGAACAGTTGATGAAGAAATATTAAATAAAGTTTTAGAAAAAGCTAATAATATTACTAATGAAAATTATAAATCTAAAATACTTTCATATGTAATATCAAAAACAAATGATCTTGAAAAAGCTTTAGAAATAGCAAATAATATCTCAGATGAAAGTTATAAATTAGAAGCTTTTAAAAACATTATATCAAGAATAATTGATGAAAAATTACAAAATAAAGTTTTAGGAAGATTGGTGAATTACTCAATTAATTTGAAGAATTATTATGAATTAAAACTAGAAATTGATAAAAAAACAAATTTATTAAACTATCTATTTTATAATAAGTTATTTAATCAAAATACAAATATAAACGAAACTATAGATATTCTTTCTTTACTATCACCTGATGATGTATTAGATTATTATAATATTGAATTTCAAGTTGAAAATAATAAAGATTCAAAACTATATAGTTTACTTGAAAAAATGATAAGTAATAGTGGAGACAAAAAAATATTTACAACTATAAAAGAAGAAGTAAGAAATGATGATTTTATGCTTGAAAAATTCATAAATTTATATGGTAATGAACTTGATATAACAAAAGATGAGTATGAAGAAGAATTTACATATAAAACTTTTAAAAGAAATATAGAATATTTTAAAGAAAGTTTAAAGTGAGTAGAATAATAATATACGGAGATATTCATGGATGTCTTGAAGAATTTAAAAATCTTAGAAAAAAAATTGATTTTAATGAAAATGATAAAGAAATTGTAATTGGAGATATTTTAGACAAGGGTCCCTATTCAGTTGAAACTTTGAGATTTTGTATAGAAAACAAGATAGAATCAATTTTAGGGAATCATGAATATAAATATTTAAGATACAAAAAACATTATGAGTTATTTGTAAAAACAAATAAGAAAATTCCAATGAAACTTGATGATGAAAAGTCAAAAATATTTGAAAGTTTAAATAATGAAGATTTTGAATATCTTTTAAATATGAATTTTTATAAAAAAATTGATAATCTTACTTTGATTCATGCCGGAATTACTAACGATATTAAGCTTGATGAGAATAATCAACATGATTTAGAAAAACTTTTGTGGATTAGAAAACTTGATGATAATCAAAAGCCAGTAGCTTTAAGAGATAGTAATTTAAATTACAAATGGTGGAGTGAATATTATAATGGAAATCAAGGTTTTATAATATATGGTCATCAACCATTTGATAAAATAAAAATTGATGAATATTCAATAGGTATTGATACAGGGTGCGTTCATGGAAATAAATTAACAGCTTTAATAATTAATGACACAATAAATCCAAAAGATAATTATTATCTAGTTCAAATAGAAGGGAATAAATATGCATAAAGATTTTGAAGAAAAAGAGTCTAGCAAAATTAAGCTTAACTTAAAAGTTTCATATCCATTTATTTATTGCAAAGATAGTTTAATTGAATCCCTAGAAAAAAGCCTATCTCATAATAAAAAAGATAAAATTCCAGGGAATCTTCTTAGTTATGTTGATAGGCTTAATGAAAGTAATGAAACTTTCAAATATGATCTTAAACATATGAATTATTTAAAATTAAAAATTAAAAGACAATTTCATGAAATTAAAATTGAAGATATGTATATAGAATTTCATGATGATACAATTGCTATTTTAAACATTTTTTATAAATTGATTAAACCAAAATTATCAGAATTGTATTTAATTAATAAGTCTTTATCTTCAATATATTCAAAATCTAATAATGAAACATTTATTTCAATAACTGCAGCTAATAAAGTTAAAAATAATATTAATCCAGAAAAACAAACTTTTTATAATCCACATAATAATACAAAACAAAACAAAGTTAAAAATGACTATCCTTTTTCATATAATGATTCTCATAAAAACTGTAGTTTCTTTCCTGAATATATAAAAGAAATATTAGAGACTAAGAATTACTATAAAGGTAGAGTAGGGTTTAACAAAGAAGAGAAAGAAAAAATAAAAGAAGAAAATGAAAATTTTAGAGTCGATAGATTTGCTAGTATAAATCCTCACTATTTGTTCTATGAGAATCAAATAAAACTATTTAAATATTTTGAAAATAAAGATGAAGAATATTTTATAAATTATGATACATTTATTACATCATTAATTTTGAGGTTTGTTAAGCCAAATAAATCTTATATGTTCTATGATAATTTTAATCCTTTGGCAACAAGTTATTTAAATAGTTACGTAGCTATAAATATAAATTCCTCAGAATTAGATGAAGAAATAAATAATAATTTCATTTCGTATGAACCTTTTTTAAATTATAAAAGTAAAAAAGGTGCAAAAATTCATAAAAATGATTTTTTTGAAATATATCAGTCTCAAGTGGACACGTACACAATAGGAAATACAAATAGCATTGTACATTTAGTTTCTAATCCGGATATGTTAAATATAAAACTTAATGAACATTATTTTATTTATCAATTAACAATCTATCAAAGAGTAAAAATGTTAAATATTATAAATTCATCAATTTTGAATATTGATTTTGAAAAAAATGAAAATAATATTTTTACAAAATGGATTAGAAAAGCTTACCTTGGTTTTAAAAGAATGATGACAATGGATGAACAAAATGCAGTATATAAAAAGTTTTTAACAAACTATAATTTTCAAGTCATTTCTAATAGTGCATCGGTAGATAACTCCTATAAATTCTTTAGAAAATGTAATGAAATTGATCTATTATCAAGTCAATTTAATACAATTTCGTCTAAATTTGGTAAATTAAAAGATATATTTGAACATACATTTGGGAAAGTTGCCGTAGTTATTATGTTTATAATTTTAATCTTTCCGTATGTAAAAACTTTTTTATCCTTTATCTTTGGGAAATAATATATAAATAAAGAAAATACAAACTATGACACTTGAAGAAAAAAAACAGAGACGAGCTAGTATGTCACAAGAAGAGCTTAATAATCTTAAGCCTATGTTAGATCCTGATGGCTTTCCAGTTTACAACGAGTACTTTATAATGGTTATGGAAGATGGGTTACCATGGTGTGAACCTACAAAAGAAGATATGAATGAAAATTTTGAATTTCCTAGTCCAAAATCTTTTTTTAATGGACAAATTAAAGATAAACCAATAACAAAAGAACAAGCAATAAAACTTGCTTTAGCATATAAGAAAAGTTTAGAGGAATCAGAGAAGAAATAAAATAAAATTGAATTTTTTTAAATCTTTTTTACCTTTTTAGATTTCTTATTTAACCTTAAAACAAAACATAATTAGTGTCTAAATTTTTGCCAATAGAAACCTGTCCCAAAAGAGCTTTTTAAAGACAATAAAAAGACATTTTTTAGACACACCTAAAAAACATAAAAAGTCTCTTTATATGGGGTTCAGATATAGATAGAGTTTTTAATAAAAGGTTTTGAAAACCGGCGAGGTTCACGCCTCCGAGGGTTCGAATCCCTTGCTCTCTGCCATTATTTTTTAATCATTTTATATTATCACTGTTAAAATGGTTATCGAATGAGGATATAGCAAAGTTGATAATGCACCTGATTGCAAATCAGATATTCATCGGTTCGAGTCCAGATATCCCCTCCATTTTTTTATTAATTTTTGTATTTTTACAAAAATTATTCTTTTTATTTGTGCGAGTGTGGCGGAATAGGTAGACGCGTGGGACTTAAAATCCCATTCTGGTTTCGGAGTGTGAGTTCGATTCTCACCATTCACACCACCTAAATAATTTAATAATTATTTAGAGTTTTATTTGTATAATCATTTATTATTTAATTTATTATAGATAAGTGAGACATGGATATAAATGAAGTTAATATACCTAAAGATTCAAAAGTATAAGAATATAGAAGATATTGAGTTAGTTTTTGATCAAAATCATGAAGTTACACTTCTTCATATGGAAGATAAAAAAGATAGTAAAAAAAAAGCTTTTTATCTTGAAATAAAAAATAAAGAAAAACAAGATTCTGAAAAATTAAATATATTTGACTGTAATGTTTCATTTAATGCAATAGTTGGTGAAAATGGGACAGGGAAAACGAATGTTTTAGAGACAATATGTAATTTAAACCAAGAAAAACTTTCTGAAGATAATTTAATATTTAAAGTGTATAAAAAAGATGATATATATTATTATTTAATTAATGATAATGACAAAACACTCTATATTCATAGTAGTTCTGATAGTATAAAAGAAGAAAAAATTAAGCCTTTTGAAGAATTGTCCTCTTATAGTACAATATTTTATTCAGAAATTCCTACAAAGAATGTAATCGAATATAGGCAATTAAAAAATATCTCTTTTTGGAAAGAAGTACAAAAAGTACAATTAAAATATATAAAGAAGCACATCAATAATAATTTTAATAAAGAGAGTGTACTTTATTTAGATGAAGATTATGATTTTAATTCTGAAATAGAAGAAGTTTCATTAAATTATTCAATTAATAAAGTTAAAAGTGAAATGCAATTAAATCAACTTTATTTAGAACATGAGTTAAAGTATTATCCAAATATTGAAAAAAAAATAAACAAAGTGTTATTTGAAGTAACTCATGAAAAATTTGCACAAGTTGATATACATAATGTTGAAGAAGTCACTTCTTGTATTATTTCTATAGTTTTTAGTGAGTATATAGATGAAAGTTTACTAAAGTATGATAAAGATTCATTAAAAGAAAATAAACAAACTCTTCTAGGGTTAAAAGATTTTTTAGATGAGAATTTAAATATAGGATTAGAGGAAGAAAGGAAAATCAATTTTCAAGATATTAGAAAAGAAATAAAATCTATTACTTATACAGATTTAATAGATTATGAATTTTTAAATAATAAATTAAAAGATATAAAACTTTTTGAAGATGAGTACACAAAATTTATTGAAAGAATTGAAAATGATATTGATATTGAAGATGATAATGAAAGTTTAATAATAGCAAAAAAAAGATTTTGTACTAAAAAGTTTATAGAATCATTATTCCCATTTATAAAGTATGGAATATTTAATTTAAAATGGGAGCTTGAACTAAGTACAGGTGAGGAATCTTTAATGTATTTTTTTTCAAGATTATTTCAAACTTTCAGAAAAAATCCCTCAATAAAAAACTATATTATCGTTGTTGATGAAATTGAGGCTTATTTACATCCAAATTGGCAGAAAAATTTTATAAAGTCAATTAATGATTTTTTAAAATTAAAAGAGTTTGAAGATTACAATTTTAATATCATAATGACTACACATTCACCTTTTGTACTATCTGATCTTGAGGATAAGGACATTATATATTTAGAAAAGAATGAAAATGGATACAGTAAAAATTCTAGTAATGAAATTGTTATTGATACTTTTGGTTCAAATATTCATGAACTATTAAGTCATTCTTTTTTTATGGATGATGAATTACCTATTGGAACTTTTGCAAAATCAAAAATTGAAGAAGTCATTAAATTATTGAATAAAAATTCTGAATTGATTCAGGAAGAACATTTATTATGTATTAAAATAATCTCAATTATTGGAGAACCAGTATTGCAAGAAAGATTATGGAGTATGTATCATTCTAAAATCAAAAATTCAGAATCAAAGTCTAAAAGTAACTTATTGGAAATAAAAGAATACTTAGAAAAGCAGACTAAATAATGAACAAAGTTAAAATAGATGATTCATCTAAAAATGAAATTTATAAATATATAAAGACTAAGTTTAATGGAGGTTTTAAGAAAAATTCTAAGGATGATACTTGGGATATTAAATTAGAAGATTTTAATGAACTAATTAAAAAATATTTATTTCAATATGATGGAGATATTAATTTAGAAAAATTAGTAAAATATTCTTCAAAAGAAATGGATAATTTAATCAATTCTATTAAAAAAGATAAAATAGAGTTTAATGATAAAAAAGATCTTGAAAAAGTGTCTTTTTCTAAATATTTTCATGAACTGTATATAAGATTAGATAACTTTTTAATAATAGAGGCATTAAATATTAAGGTATGTTTATATTGTAATAGAAATTATATTGTAAACTTTAAAAATAATAATGGGAAGCAGGTCACAGCACAATTAGACCATTTTCATAATAAAGATGAATTTCCTTTTTTTTCAGTTACAATTGAAAATTTAATTCCATCATGTCCTACTTGCAATATTAGAAAAAGTAATCTTAATAAAGAAATTTTTAATCCATACTCTGACTGTTTTCATAATCATGCAAATTTCAAATATAATGGAATAGTTGATAGTGATGAAAAATATGATTTTTTCCATGAAAAAAGAGTAAAACTTGAATTAGAATATTTCGGGGATGAACATGAAAAAATTAAAGCTGAGAATTACAACAGTGTGTTTAATATAAAAAGTATATATAATGAACATAGAAATATAGTTTCTGATCTTTTAAAAAAAGAAATTATTTATTCTGATGAATATGTAGAAAAACTATATGAAAATTATAAGGGTATTTTTAAAAGTAAAAAAGAAGTTTTTGATATGGTATTAAACACTGACATAAATGAAGATGAAATGAATAATTCACCGATGAATAAATTAATATGCGATATATCTAAACAGTTAGGGATTTTAAAAAAGAGATAATACTTTCTTATCCCCTCCCCCTCCTAAGTAAGGAGGATTATTAATATAGAGTAAATTCAAACTTTTGCAATTAAAAAATCTAATCTATATTTTTTTTCTTTTAATAGTTTTAACAATAATTTCAATGGGGCTCGTAGAGTTAAACTTTTTATTTTAAAGTATTACTTTTTTTAATTCTAAATTTTATATAATTAAAAAAAATATTTTTTAAGGAATAATATTGAAATTATATGAACTAATTAAAAATCAAAGAATTACTTTTGATACTCATCAAGCAGGTGATGGACAAGAAGTCAAATGGAGAAATGTACATTTAGAAAAATCTATTAAAGGGGAAAAAGGCAAGATTCGTTTTCCTTTTTTAGGTAAAGAGGAACCTTCTAATTCAGGAATGAGCAATGAGAATTTTGAAAAAGTAAAGACAGAAGTAAAAAAGATACTTAAAAAAAATACTCAAAAACTTGATCAATTAGGGCAAAAAATTGAATCAGAACTTGAAAGGTTTAGTCAAGGTGTTGCTACAGTTCATGATGCTGAAGAAGCAGCAAAAAGATTTGCAGAGTATTTTGATTTAAAACCCGACTTTATTGATAAAGTAGTAAAATATAGAAAGGAAAGATTATCTGAATTTACTACACTACATTTTTCAAAGATAGGACAAAGAGTCTTTGCTATTAAACTAACATCTCATCAAATTATGTTAGAAGAACGTAAATCTAGATATCTAAAATAATAGATGATTTGTCAACAGAAAATAGGACATAAAATTTTCCTAAAGCTCTTACTTTAGGAGCAGTTTTTATTAAAGGTGAGCTTTTCCCAAAAATAGTTGAATTTTGGAACATTCTCCAAAAGTACAGGTTGTTGAACTTTAAATATATTAACTTAGATAATTTGAACTTCTAAGTATGAATTATTGTAGCCAGATCATACATTTAATATTAATTTAAAAGAATATTATATAATTACAATAAAAAAACAAATTTATATAAAAATTTCCCATATAAATCTATTTTTTATATCTTTTGATAAATTCTCTTTGACATTAATATTTGTATTTATCTTATAAATAGAGTTAAACCTTTGATATAGACCTAAGACTTTTGAGTGTTCAAACTCTAATGATATTTGATTACAATATTTATTACACTGTTCTTGAACAAAGTACCTATTTTTATCTTCAAACAATCCTGCTATATCACAAGCTTTTGAGTTGGCTATTGTTATATTTGGGTAGTAAAAGTCAACTTGTAGCTTTGGTTTTTCTTGTAAAAACTCTAAGTTTAGATTGATATTTTCTATTGAGAATCTTCCAACACCTAAACTTTTATAAAATTCCCTTGTTTGACTACACTCAAATTCACTTTGAGATAAAAGTTCACTTTGACTTACTAGTTGCTCATTTGTTAAATCACTTGGCTTTATAGAATCAATAAAAGCACTTTTAATCACTTTTGAAAAGGTTAAACCAAGTACAGGTTTAAGATTTTTATACTCACTTGCTAATTGTAAAGTTCCAAAGTCATTTACAACAACTTCTGTATAGCTTTGGTTTAAAAGTTCAAAAACCTCTTTTATATCATTTAATTTAAACTCACTAATTGGTGGTAAACTAAATACAAAGTTATAGTGTCTTGAGTCACAAATCTTTTTTGCTTCTAATATATCTGTAAATGATGGAATAAGATGCTCACAAGAGCTATTCCCAAAGTAGATACCTTTTATTATATTTTTTATATCTCTTTTATCAAAGAAAAGTTCTTCTTGGTATTTTAATATTTCATTTGCACAATTTAAATTAGTTTGATATTCAATTAAAGAGTTAGCATCTATTAAAAGTGAAGCTTTTGATAAAGATGAAGGAAGTAAATCATCTAAGTTTTTTAGTATTTTTAGGTTATTTGCTTTAATATACAGTTTCATAGTTGATATTGACTCTTTGTATAATCATAGGTTTCATTTTCATTTAGTTCATTTAGTAGCTTATATAATTCTCTTCCTCTTGATGGAACTTTATATGAGACTATATTTTTATGCTTTTCAAAAATTCTAATAGTTGCTAAGATAGCTTTATTATTTAGTTTATGAAACGTTGGATAATAATCCATATCTTCAAATTTTACAGCTTTTAGTTTATTGAGTATCTCTTTTGCTTTTGGAAACTCTAGGGATTTTAAAAGATTTAAAAGTCTGATAAAATCTTTTTTTGATTCTTTTAAGTAGTTAATATCATATCTATTTATCCTATCTAAACATTTGGCTATATTTTGAGAGTTAAATTCATATCTGTTTAATTCTATTTCATCAAGTAGTGAATTTAAATCTAAAAAGTGCTTATTTAATAATTCTTTTTTCTCTTGGTCATTTAGTTTTCTATTTTTAACTATCTGTTTAAAACTAGCACTAGCACTTTGTATAGGCTTTTTATTTGTAAAAGCAAAGTTACACAAAGATCCAAAGCCAACAGAGTCATATCCATGCTCACTAAAGCAAAAGCTTTCTGAATATCGACAATTATCCCCAAATAAAAAGCATTCAAACTTATCGTCAGGAAAACTTGAAACGATAGTTTCTAAATCTTTTATTTGAATATCTCTTGGTAGTATAAATTTATATGGATTAAACTGTCCTTTGAAAAATTTTACAGCATTTGTAGTATAAAGTCCAAAAAGATTTGATAATACTATTTTAGAGTAGTTTTGAGATTTTAAAAATTGTGCCATTGTAATATTAGCAACGATAATTGCATCTACTTTTTTATAAAAAAGCTCATATATCTTTTTTGAATACTCTAGCATAGTAGTGTTTGAAGTAAAAGAGTTTAATGCTAAGTATATCGTTGCATTATTTTTATGTATAATATCTATGGTTTCATATATTTTATCTAGGTTAGTAAATTGTTCTTTTACTCTATATCTTCTATTTAAAGAAGTTTGAGAGGAGTATTTCTCATAATACTCTTTAGGTAAGTATCCAAAATAAAATTGTTTTATACCTTGGTTTAGAAGTACAGTAATATTTGTATCTTCATCTATACCAATAATTACTTTGTTCAATATTATTTCCTTTATATGGCGAGGGTAGAGGGAATCGAACCCACTCTGAGTATTGGAAGTACTCTCTCCAGGCTTAGAGTCTGGTGTGCTACCATTACACTATACCCACATTATTATAAAAGGTAGTAATTATTTTAAACTGATAATGAAAAAGTTAGTTGCTTATTAGTCAGAATATATTATAACTTGTTGTACATTACCTGATCTATTATCAGTAACAGTTGCTCTAATAGTCTAACCATTCTTATATCATCAATCATCAGGAGTGAAAGTGATACCTGAAAGTGTATTTCAAGTTCATGATTGAGTAGAAAAAGTACCTAAATATCATGAAGCTTCAGATAATGACCAACTTACATCAGAAAGAGCATCATCAGTAATAGTTAATCAAATATTAGTTAATTGAGCAGCACCAATCATATTTCATGTAGATGTTGGATTTGATAGTGTTGGATTTGTATTATTACTACTTGTAAAAGTATTATTTACAGTTGAATTGATTGAATTTCAGTATACATCAGTTCAAGTAATAGTAAGAATATCTCAAGCAATTGGATGAGGCACATTTGTTTGTACATTATTTAATCTTAAATTTCCTGATACAATATTGTGAGAACCAATAGTTGTACCATTAGCATAAGATGGAGTATTTAAAGATGCTCAACTTAATGAATCATTTGCACTTAAATCTACAATTGAATATGTAGCATATTTAGTATCAACTGAAGTATTATATACAAATGAGCTTGGTGCAACTGTATCTAAAGCAATTGTAATACTTCCTGCATTTGAAGTATAACTTGCATTTACTCCTCTAACTTCTATTAATAGAGCAGAATTGTCAGCTTGTGCTGGTAATGTATAAGTTGTTACATTTCATACATCTACCCAAGAACCACCATTTACTCTAACTTCATATGAAGTTGCTCAAGCTAAACTTGTCCAAGAGATTGTTGGAGTATTATCATTTGTTTTATTATCGAAATTCAATGGCCCAGTATCAGAAGATGCTACTAAGTCAACTCATGAAACAGTTGAACCAGAAATATCAACTCCTGTTAACTCAATACTATCACTAATACTATTTGATATATTTCCAGAAGGATCTTTTACATAAATGTAAAGAGTTTTTGTACCTAAAGTACTATTTGAGAAAGTATATGTACTTGGTTTAGAAGATACCCAATTACTATCATTTACAGCAGGTGTAGTAGCGGATTCTGTAACAATCTATCCTGAAACAGTTTCTCAAGCATAGACTAAATTAGTTAAATTAACTGTTGTTGAACTAGTAGTAGCTGCATCATTATTGATATTAAATGATAGTGGTGCAGGTGGTGGAGTAGTATCAGTTACTACAACAGTATTTGTAGTAACAGTTAAAGCATTAGATCTTTTAGTTTCATAATTAGAAGTATTAGCATTAAGAGCTTCTCCTTTAGTAACTACATAATAAGTAGTATTTACAGTTAATCCACTAAAGTCTCCAGAAGAACTAGAACTTACTAAGTTAGTTAAACCTGCATCAGAATATAATTCAACAGTAACATTCTGAACTCCGTCCACATCAGTGAAACTACCAATAGTAGTATTGATTGAAGTATCTGTTTTGGAATCTAAAGTTGGAGCACTAATCGTAGTAGAATTATCTGCTCAAATAGATGCATTAGTATTTGTAGTAACAGTTAAAGCATTAGATCTTTTAGTTTCATAATTAGAAGTAGTAGTATTAAGAGCTTCTCCTTTAGTAACTACATAATAAGTAGTACTTGCAGTTAATCCACTAAAGTCTCCAGAGGAACTAGAACTTACTAAGTTAGTTAAACCTGCATCAGAATATAATTCAACAGTAACATTCTGAACTCCGTCCTCATCAGTGAAACTACCAATAGTAGTATTGATTGAAGTATCTGTTTTGGAATCTAAAGTTGGAGCACTAATCGTAGTAGAATTATCTGCTCAAATAGATGCATTAGTATTTGTAGTAACAGTTAAAGCATTAGATCTTTTAGTTTCATAATTAGAAGTAGTAGTATTAAGAGCTTCTCCTTTAGTAACTACATAATAAGTAGTACTTGCAGTTAATCCACTAAAGTCTCCAGAGGAACTAGAACTTACTAAGTTAGTTAAACCTGCATCAGAATATAATTCAACAGTAACATTCTGAACTCCGTCCTCATCAGTGAAACTACCAATAGTAGTATTGATTGAAGTATCTGTTTTGGAATCTAAAGTTGGAGCACTAATCGTAGTAGAATTATCTGCTCAAATAGATGCATTTGAAACTACAATAGATACTGTTTGGGTTACTGTATGAGTTCCATCAGACACACTATACTGAAAACTATCTGCTCCTAAAAAATTTGTCGTTGGTGTGTAACTAAATGATCCATTTGAACTAACATTTAAAGTTCCATTTACTGGTTCTTTTACTTTTGCATAAATTAAATTTTCACTATCTTTATCTGTTGCAGTTAAGCTACCATTATAAGTTTGGTT is a window of Halarcobacter sp. DNA encoding:
- a CDS encoding metallophosphoesterase family protein, producing MSRIIIYGDIHGCLEEFKNLRKKIDFNENDKEIVIGDILDKGPYSVETLRFCIENKIESILGNHEYKYLRYKKHYELFVKTNKKIPMKLDDEKSKIFESLNNEDFEYLLNMNFYKKIDNLTLIHAGITNDIKLDENNQHDLEKLLWIRKLDDNQKPVALRDSNLNYKWWSEYYNGNQGFIIYGHQPFDKIKIDEYSIGIDTGCVHGNKLTALIINDTINPKDNYYLVQIEGNKYA
- a CDS encoding AAA family ATPase; its protein translation is MKLIYLKIQKYKNIEDIELVFDQNHEVTLLHMEDKKDSKKKAFYLEIKNKEKQDSEKLNIFDCNVSFNAIVGENGTGKTNVLETICNLNQEKLSEDNLIFKVYKKDDIYYYLINDNDKTLYIHSSSDSIKEEKIKPFEELSSYSTIFYSEIPTKNVIEYRQLKNISFWKEVQKVQLKYIKKHINNNFNKESVLYLDEDYDFNSEIEEVSLNYSINKVKSEMQLNQLYLEHELKYYPNIEKKINKVLFEVTHEKFAQVDIHNVEEVTSCIISIVFSEYIDESLLKYDKDSLKENKQTLLGLKDFLDENLNIGLEEERKINFQDIRKEIKSITYTDLIDYEFLNNKLKDIKLFEDEYTKFIERIENDIDIEDDNESLIIAKKRFCTKKFIESLFPFIKYGIFNLKWELELSTGEESLMYFFSRLFQTFRKNPSIKNYIIVVDEIEAYLHPNWQKNFIKSINDFLKLKEFEDYNFNIIMTTHSPFVLSDLEDKDIIYLEKNENGYSKNSSNEIVIDTFGSNIHELLSHSFFMDDELPIGTFAKSKIEEVIKLLNKNSELIQEEHLLCIKIISIIGEPVLQERLWSMYHSKIKNSESKSKSNLLEIKEYLEKQTK
- a CDS encoding U32 family peptidase yields the protein MNKVIIGIDEDTNITVLLNQGIKQFYFGYLPKEYYEKYSSQTSLNRRYRVKEQFTNLDKIYETIDIIHKNNATIYLALNSFTSNTTMLEYSKKIYELFYKKVDAIIVANITMAQFLKSQNYSKIVLSNLFGLYTTNAVKFFKGQFNPYKFILPRDIQIKDLETIVSSFPDDKFECFLFGDNCRYSESFCFSEHGYDSVGFGSLCNFAFTNKKPIQSASASFKQIVKNRKLNDQEKKELLNKHFLDLNSLLDEIELNRYEFNSQNIAKCLDRINRYDINYLKESKKDFIRLLNLLKSLEFPKAKEILNKLKAVKFEDMDYYPTFHKLNNKAILATIRIFEKHKNIVSYKVPSRGRELYKLLNELNENETYDYTKSQYQL